The segment TCATTACTAAAAATACCAAAGCTAAGATTTTAATACTTGGATATTTTTCCACAAAATCTGCAATTGGTTTAGAAGCAAAAAGCATAACTAAAACTGCAACAATAACAGCAATAATCATAATCTCTATATCTTGAGCAATGCCCACAGCAGTAATAACACTATCAAGAGAAAATACTATGTCTATCACAGCTATTTCAGCAACTACAACCCAAAGCTTATTACTAATTTTTATATTACTTTGACTTTCCTCTTGGTGCATTATACTTTCTTTAATTTCCTTAATAGACTTAACTATTAAAAACAGCCCTCCAAGTAAAAGCACTAAATCCCTACCTGAAATTTCATTGCCTAATATACTAAATAAAGGTGTGACAAGTTTCATCACCCAAAATAAAGACAATAACAATAAAATTCTAGTAATCATCGCAAAAGCAAGACCTAGAATTCTACCCTTATCTCTATGTTCTGGTGGTAATTTAGAAACTAAAATCGCTAGAAAAATGATATTATCAATACCTAGTACAATCTCCAAAGCTGTAAGAGTAAGCAATACCACCCAAGCATCTACACTAAAAATCCATTCAAACATTTACTTTCCTTAAACAAAAGCGTAATTATAATGATGAAAAATTAATCATTTTCAAAAATTTTTACAATGGCTTCAGGCAAAAGTGTATGTTCGAGCTGGTGAATTTTATCTTCAAACTCTTCAAAGCTTAGCTTAGCT is part of the Campylobacter sp. CNRCH_2014_0184h genome and harbors:
- a CDS encoding TerC family protein, whose protein sequence is MFEWIFSVDAWVVLLTLTALEIVLGIDNIIFLAILVSKLPPEHRDKGRILGLAFAMITRILLLLSLFWVMKLVTPLFSILGNEISGRDLVLLLGGLFLIVKSIKEIKESIMHQEESQSNIKISNKLWVVVAEIAVIDIVFSLDSVITAVGIAQDIEIMIIAVIVAVLVMLFASKPIADFVEKYPSIKILALVFLVMIGFVLVCESFDIHIDKAYIYTAMAFSLIVEILNIISQNKQTNK